Within Cnuibacter physcomitrellae, the genomic segment AGATGATCAACCGGATCATCGAGCCGACGTCGGGGTCGATCCTCATCAACGGGCGCGACGTGCTCTCGCTGAACCCGAACGACCTGCGTCGCCACATCGGCTACGTGATCCAGCAGATCGGACTCTTCCCGCACATGACGATCTCCGAGAACATCGGCATCGTCCCGAAGCTGCTCGGCTGGTCGAAGCAGAAGACGGCCGCGCGTGTCGAGGAGCTCCTCGAGACCGTGCAGCTCGATCCGCGGGAGTTCTCGGCCCGCTTCCCCAGGCAGCTCTCCGGCGGTCAGCAGCAGCGGGTCGGGGTCGCCCGCGCCCTCGCCGCCGACCCGCCCATCATGCTCATGGACGAGCCGTTCGGCGCCACCGACCCGATCACGCGCGAACGACTCCAGGCGGAGTTCCTCCGGCTGCAGGCGAGCATCGGCAAGACCATCGTCTTCGTCACCCACGACTTCGACGAGGCGATCAAGCTCGGCGATCGCATCGCCGTCCTCAGCCAGCGCAGCCGCATCGAGCAGTTCGACACCCCGGCCGCCATCCTGGCCGAGCCCGCCAACGAGTACGTCTCCTCCTTCATCGGGGCCGGCGCCGCGATCAAGCGCCTCGCGCTCATCCCGGTGTTCGAGGCCGACCTGGGACCGGTCGCCGGATCGCCCTGGTCGGTGCCGATCGACGCGACGCTGCGCGATGCGCTCGACCTCATCGTGCTGCACGGGGCCGGCGCCCTCGACGTGGTCGAGGCGGGCAAGGCCGTGGGGTCGCTCGACGTCGAGCGGATCTCGGCGGCACTCGGCGCCGACGTGCCCATCGGCAGGCTGCCCACCACCGGGCATCCCGGAGGGCGGCTGTCGTGAGCGTCACCGTCGCCGACGAGATCGCCGCCGAGACCGAGAGGCCCGTCCCGATCTCGCGCGTCCGGCGCCTCGTCGTCTGGCATCGCTTCATCACGCCGCTCATCGTCGTGGTCGTGCTCGCCCTGCTCCTGCTCTGGCTCTCGAGCATCCAGCTCGACAGCATCGAGCAGCGCACGCTCAACGCGGACTACATCGCCCTGCGCGTCGGCGAGCATCTCAGCCTCACGGTGGCGGCGTCCGCGCTCGTGGCCGTGCTCGCGATCCCGGCCGGCATCCTGCTCAGCCGCACCCGATCGCGGGTGCTGCGCGGCACCATCCTCGGCATCGCGAACGTCGGCCAGGCCACGCCCGCGGTCGGCGTCGTGATCCTGCTCGCGATCGTCTGGCAGACCGGATACACCACGGCGCTCGTCGCGCTCGTGATCTACGCCTTCCTCCCGGTGCTCCGCAACACGATGATCGGCCTGCAGCAGGTCGACGCCACCGTGACCGAGTCGGCGCGCGGCATGGGCATGACCGGCGGGCAGGTGCTGCGGCGGATCGAGCTGCCGCTCGCCGTCCCGGTGATCCTCGCGGGACTGCGCACCTCGCTCGTGTTCTGCGTGGGCGTCGCGACCATCGCCACCTTCATCAACGCCGGCGGCCTCGGCGACATGATCGTCAACGGCCTCAAGCTCCAGCGCTTCCCCGTGCTCGTCACCGGAGCCGTCCTCGTGGCCTGCATCGCCCTCCTCATCGACTGGCTCGCCGCCGTCGCCGAGGACCTCCTCCGCCCCCGCGGCATCTGACCGCGCCCCGACCCGCATCCCCACCGTCACCGCACCCTCGCATCACCTAGGAGAACCACCATGAGATCACGCACCGTGCTCGCGCTGGCCGGCATCGTCGCCGCCGGCGCGCTCGCCCTCACCGGCTGCTCCGGCTCGTCCGGCACCGGAGGAGGCGGGGGAGGAGACGCCCAGGGCGACGAGCTGTCCGGCCTCACCGGAGACATCGGCGCCAAGGACTTCTCGGAGCAGTACATCCTCGCCCACCTCACCAGCCAGCTGCTCAACGCCCACGGCGCCGACACGAAGGCGAACACGCAGCTCGTCGGTTCCGCCAACGTGCGCCAGGCGCTCGAGAACGACGAGTTCCTCGGCTACTGGGAGTACACCGGCACGTCGTGGATCACGTACAACGGCAACAC encodes:
- a CDS encoding ABC transporter ATP-binding protein, which produces MPDSTATAVTAISTTAEGAGGASLSLRDVSKVYSGQSTPAVEDFTMDIRPGELVMFVGPSGCGKTTTMKMINRIIEPTSGSILINGRDVLSLNPNDLRRHIGYVIQQIGLFPHMTISENIGIVPKLLGWSKQKTAARVEELLETVQLDPREFSARFPRQLSGGQQQRVGVARALAADPPIMLMDEPFGATDPITRERLQAEFLRLQASIGKTIVFVTHDFDEAIKLGDRIAVLSQRSRIEQFDTPAAILAEPANEYVSSFIGAGAAIKRLALIPVFEADLGPVAGSPWSVPIDATLRDALDLIVLHGAGALDVVEAGKAVGSLDVERISAALGADVPIGRLPTTGHPGGRLS
- a CDS encoding ABC transporter permease, whose amino-acid sequence is MSVTVADEIAAETERPVPISRVRRLVVWHRFITPLIVVVVLALLLLWLSSIQLDSIEQRTLNADYIALRVGEHLSLTVAASALVAVLAIPAGILLSRTRSRVLRGTILGIANVGQATPAVGVVILLAIVWQTGYTTALVALVIYAFLPVLRNTMIGLQQVDATVTESARGMGMTGGQVLRRIELPLAVPVILAGLRTSLVFCVGVATIATFINAGGLGDMIVNGLKLQRFPVLVTGAVLVACIALLIDWLAAVAEDLLRPRGI